A window of Actinomycetota bacterium contains these coding sequences:
- a CDS encoding phosphotransacetylase family protein, which yields MRTVIVASTAPYSGKSGISLAMLAALGERGHATGYFKPYGTMPVTVNGIVTDEDAFYITRNASAAASIEMVCGVVETRAFVEGTLDDDPGDLSERVTAAFAAASRNATVMVVEGTSSLAQARTVGLNLCPMAELLDAQVLLVDRPQGLDLPDNVLWASDCLGERLLGVVFNAVSESHFDFIAEDVTRFLTGRGVPVLGTLRRDPLLSSVTVAEIVEALGGMVLCAESALAEPVETFMVGAMGQEKALRFFRRKARKAVITGGDRPDVQLAALETDTRCIVLTGNLPPSSLVLARAEELGVPMVLVGMDTLSAVETMESLLGRVHLHDVVKADRIREMFCSAVDVDKLVHQIVE from the coding sequence ATGAGAACGGTCATCGTCGCTTCCACCGCGCCCTACTCGGGCAAGAGCGGCATCTCCCTCGCGATGCTCGCCGCGCTCGGCGAGCGCGGGCACGCGACCGGCTACTTCAAGCCATATGGAACCATGCCGGTCACAGTGAACGGCATTGTCACCGACGAGGACGCTTTCTACATCACGCGCAACGCGTCAGCTGCGGCCTCCATCGAGATGGTTTGCGGCGTCGTGGAAACCCGCGCGTTCGTCGAAGGGACCCTCGATGACGACCCCGGGGACCTCAGCGAGCGCGTGACGGCCGCTTTTGCCGCGGCCTCGCGCAACGCCACGGTCATGGTCGTAGAGGGCACAAGCTCGCTGGCGCAGGCGCGCACCGTTGGCCTGAATCTCTGCCCGATGGCCGAGCTCCTCGATGCTCAAGTACTGCTTGTGGACCGGCCACAAGGGCTGGATCTGCCTGACAACGTGCTGTGGGCCTCCGACTGCCTTGGCGAACGTCTCCTTGGCGTCGTATTCAACGCGGTGTCTGAATCGCACTTCGACTTCATTGCCGAGGACGTCACCCGTTTTCTCACAGGCCGAGGAGTACCCGTCCTTGGAACACTGCGGCGCGACCCGCTGCTTTCGTCGGTCACAGTCGCCGAGATCGTGGAGGCCCTCGGTGGCATGGTGCTTTGCGCCGAGAGCGCCCTTGCCGAGCCCGTCGAGACCTTCATGGTCGGTGCCATGGGGCAGGAGAAGGCGCTCAGGTTCTTCCGCCGCAAGGCCCGCAAGGCGGTCATCACCGGCGGCGACCGCCCCGACGTGCAGCTTGCAGCCCTGGAGACGGACACGCGCTGCATCGTGCTTACCGGGAATCTTCCCCCTAGCTCGCTCGTGCTGGCGCGTGCAGAGGAGCTGGGTGTGCCGATGGTCCTGGTAGGTATGGACACGCTCTCCGCCGTCGAGACGATGGAGTCTTTGCTGGGGCGTGTCCACCTTCATGATGTGGTGAAGGCTGATAGAATACGCGAGATGTTCTGCTCAGCGGTCGACGTCGACAAGCTCGTGCACCAGATCGTTGAGTAG
- the plsX gene encoding phosphate acyltransferase PlsX translates to MVERRTARVCVDVMGGDHAPDKILEGVDDALAVDPDLVVVLTGDVGIVGPFASSRDRVEAHPTTEVIAMDEHPANSVRAKKDSSVVVGCRLVRDGEADAFFSAGSTGACMAAATLVMGRIRGVSRPAIATVIPTGGTPTVLLDVGANADCKAENLLQFAHMGSAYATTVLGLESPRVGLLNIGEEATKGSLLAQEAHALMAESVGGFAGNIEGRDVTTGVVDVIVTDGFTGNIALKLLEGLSRTLLGEVKAAMTSGVLNSLAAAVLKPSLQALRDELDPDTYGGAPLLGVNGICIIGHGSSGARAVASAIRVAAQAARGGLTERIAGAITGPS, encoded by the coding sequence ATGGTCGAGCGGCGCACGGCGCGAGTGTGCGTTGATGTCATGGGCGGGGACCACGCTCCCGACAAGATCCTCGAAGGCGTGGACGATGCACTGGCTGTCGATCCCGACCTCGTTGTCGTGCTGACGGGCGATGTGGGAATCGTTGGCCCCTTCGCCTCATCACGCGATCGTGTCGAGGCGCACCCGACCACCGAGGTTATCGCGATGGACGAGCACCCGGCCAACTCCGTACGTGCGAAGAAGGACTCGTCGGTCGTGGTCGGGTGTCGGCTCGTGCGCGACGGCGAGGCCGACGCCTTCTTCTCGGCAGGTTCCACCGGAGCCTGCATGGCAGCAGCGACCCTCGTCATGGGGCGGATTCGCGGTGTCTCCCGGCCGGCGATCGCGACGGTCATTCCTACCGGAGGGACTCCCACGGTCTTGCTTGATGTCGGCGCCAATGCCGACTGCAAGGCGGAGAATCTTCTCCAGTTCGCGCACATGGGCAGCGCATACGCTACAACCGTTCTCGGACTTGAATCGCCGCGGGTAGGACTGCTCAATATCGGCGAGGAGGCCACGAAGGGCTCGCTGCTGGCTCAGGAGGCACATGCTCTCATGGCTGAGTCGGTCGGAGGCTTCGCGGGCAACATCGAAGGGCGCGATGTCACGACCGGTGTCGTCGATGTCATCGTCACCGACGGGTTCACCGGCAACATCGCGCTCAAACTGCTCGAAGGGCTGTCCCGGACGCTCCTTGGCGAAGTGAAGGCCGCGATGACGTCGGGCGTGCTGAACTCACTTGCAGCGGCCGTGCTGAAGCCCTCGTTGCAGGCGCTCAGGGACGAGCTTGACCCGGACACGTATGGCGGAGCTCCGCTGCTCGGGGTCAACGGTATATGCATCATCGGCCACGGAAGCTCCGGCGCACGCGCGGTCGCGTCCGCCATCCGCGTCGCAGCGCAGGCGGCGCGCGGAGGGCTCACGGAACGGATCGCCGGAGCGATAACAGGACCGTCCTGA
- the fabD gene encoding ACP S-malonyltransferase: MTFVRTAFVFPGQGSQRAGMLDAVPENDALERLLDAAEALSGLELRTIARLGQAEELADTRVAQPLLYLTDWAWAVALLESQVVPELLAGHSLGELAALAIGGVVSVEAGLELVIERSKLMATTAASAPGTMAAVLGVSADVIADTLATVDQVWVANDNSPSQVVISGSHEGVEAATLRLLDVGARRVVPLNVAGPFHSPMMEPARAAFAEILVETEFKNATIPVLQNTDPSPATDGQAIRERLTGQITAPVRWTETMQALVADGPTVVVEAGPGSVLKGLVRNYESLSAVSVEESGIERVVEEVS; this comes from the coding sequence ATGACCTTCGTTCGCACGGCGTTCGTCTTCCCTGGCCAGGGGTCTCAGCGGGCCGGGATGCTCGACGCCGTCCCGGAGAACGACGCGCTCGAGCGGCTGCTTGACGCCGCGGAAGCATTGTCCGGTCTGGAGCTGCGCACGATTGCGCGTCTCGGGCAGGCCGAGGAACTCGCCGACACTCGTGTCGCCCAGCCGCTGCTGTACCTGACCGACTGGGCCTGGGCGGTCGCTCTTCTCGAATCCCAAGTGGTCCCGGAACTGCTCGCCGGTCACAGCCTCGGGGAGCTTGCTGCTCTCGCGATAGGTGGCGTCGTATCAGTTGAGGCCGGTCTGGAGCTCGTCATCGAACGCTCGAAGCTCATGGCGACTACCGCTGCGTCGGCGCCTGGAACGATGGCCGCCGTCCTTGGCGTGTCTGCCGACGTCATCGCCGACACCCTGGCCACCGTCGATCAAGTGTGGGTCGCGAACGACAACTCGCCGAGTCAGGTGGTCATCTCCGGCTCGCACGAGGGTGTCGAAGCGGCGACCCTGCGGCTCTTGGACGTCGGCGCCCGGCGTGTCGTTCCTCTCAATGTCGCCGGCCCCTTCCACTCGCCGATGATGGAGCCCGCGCGCGCGGCCTTCGCCGAGATCCTCGTCGAGACCGAGTTCAAGAACGCCACGATCCCGGTGCTTCAGAACACGGACCCCTCTCCGGCCACCGATGGCCAGGCGATCCGCGAGCGACTCACCGGCCAGATCACGGCTCCTGTACGCTGGACCGAGACCATGCAGGCGTTGGTCGCGGACGGACCCACCGTCGTTGTCGAGGCCGGACCGGGCTCGGTCCTCAAGGGTCTCGTTCGGAACTATGAGTCCCTCTCGGCCGTGTCTGTGGAAGAATCCGGTATCGAACGAGTCGTCGAGGAGGTTTCCTGA
- the rpmF gene encoding 50S ribosomal protein L32, which yields MPVPKRKTSRAVRDQRRATHSLEVPAKSLCPQCHSPKLPHRVCAECGYYNGKEVIQTD from the coding sequence ATGCCCGTCCCCAAGAGGAAGACATCGCGAGCCGTACGCGACCAGCGTCGGGCCACACATAGTCTCGAAGTGCCGGCCAAGTCGCTGTGCCCCCAGTGCCACTCGCCGAAGCTTCCGCATCGCGTGTGCGCTGAGTGCGGGTACTACAACGGTAAGGAAGTCATACAGACTGACTAG
- a CDS encoding acetate--CoA ligase family protein: MRTYWSYLDTGEASGSVLDGFFEPRAVAVVGAAREPGKVGHFVLENLVSAGFQRPIYPVNPNATEILGLTCYGNVGELPGPCDLAVVVVPAAAVPGVIDECAAAHIDSVIVISAGFKESGPAGGALEREALARARSGGVRLLGPNCLGLIASGSKLNASFAQVMAPPGAISFMSQSGALGTAILDYAAGEGIGLANFVSLGNKADLTEVDLLRAWDADPATSVIVAYIESVTDGRLFVETAGRVSARTPVIAIKSGRSDAGARAVSSHTGSLAGSRVAYDAAFDKAGIIRAHDVQELFDLAAGFSRQPLPCGPGVALLTNAGGPAVLATDACEAAGLTLASLENETIDVLRGQLPPAAALYNPVDILGDATPERYRGALRALYRDSNVRAVIVILTPQAMTDPTSTARAIVEEAAVSGITTFASFMGRDSVEEAWGVLREGTVPSFPFPERAVATLAAMNRYVAFRSRPKSMSPPVRGDSTRVQALLDETRAAGRSFATEQAAAEIADAYGLRVPAGGVARGLARVRELAARIGYPVVMKIASPDILHKSDVGGILTGIADEEELAQAYETIVGRARAYAPEAIIHGVHLQKQVAPGREVIVGVDRDPQFGPILMFGLGGVYVEVLKDVTFRLCPVTPREARDMVAEIRAYGLLRGARGEKPADIDAVVEAILGVSALVMDFPEIVELDINPLIVGNAGEGAFAADVRIGIGGSS, translated from the coding sequence GTGCGCACGTACTGGAGCTATCTCGACACGGGGGAGGCGAGCGGGTCTGTGCTCGATGGGTTCTTCGAGCCCCGTGCCGTCGCAGTGGTCGGCGCTGCCCGTGAACCGGGCAAGGTCGGCCACTTTGTTCTTGAGAACCTTGTGTCGGCCGGTTTTCAGCGCCCCATCTACCCCGTCAACCCCAATGCGACAGAGATTCTTGGCCTGACGTGCTATGGGAACGTCGGTGAACTGCCTGGTCCGTGCGATCTGGCGGTCGTGGTCGTTCCAGCCGCAGCCGTCCCGGGGGTTATCGATGAGTGCGCGGCCGCGCACATCGACTCCGTGATCGTCATCTCCGCCGGCTTCAAAGAGTCCGGACCGGCTGGAGGCGCACTCGAGCGCGAGGCCCTGGCACGGGCACGCTCCGGCGGCGTTCGGCTGCTCGGACCCAACTGCCTCGGTCTTATCGCATCCGGCTCCAAGCTCAATGCATCCTTTGCCCAGGTCATGGCCCCTCCGGGGGCGATATCCTTCATGTCTCAGTCCGGTGCGTTGGGGACAGCCATTCTCGACTACGCAGCCGGTGAGGGGATCGGGTTGGCGAACTTCGTATCACTAGGCAACAAGGCCGATCTGACCGAGGTCGACCTGCTCAGAGCGTGGGACGCCGATCCTGCGACCAGTGTCATCGTCGCCTACATAGAGTCGGTGACCGACGGAAGGCTCTTCGTCGAGACCGCTGGCCGCGTCAGTGCCAGAACGCCGGTGATCGCGATCAAGTCGGGGCGATCTGACGCCGGCGCCCGAGCGGTCTCGTCGCACACTGGCAGTCTCGCCGGATCGCGCGTCGCATACGATGCCGCTTTCGACAAGGCCGGGATCATCCGGGCGCACGACGTTCAAGAACTCTTCGATCTGGCCGCGGGCTTCTCGCGACAACCGCTTCCTTGCGGCCCGGGTGTCGCCCTGCTCACCAACGCAGGCGGACCTGCGGTGCTCGCCACCGATGCGTGCGAGGCTGCGGGTCTCACCCTGGCATCTCTTGAGAACGAGACCATCGATGTCCTGCGCGGTCAGCTGCCTCCAGCAGCAGCGCTGTACAACCCCGTCGATATCCTTGGCGACGCCACACCTGAGCGCTATCGCGGCGCATTGCGAGCTCTCTACAGGGATTCCAACGTCAGAGCCGTCATAGTCATTCTCACTCCTCAGGCGATGACCGATCCTACGAGTACCGCGCGTGCCATAGTCGAGGAGGCTGCGGTCTCCGGAATCACGACTTTCGCTTCGTTCATGGGTCGGGACTCCGTCGAGGAGGCGTGGGGCGTCCTGCGCGAGGGTACCGTTCCGAGCTTCCCGTTTCCGGAGCGGGCGGTCGCGACGCTTGCCGCCATGAACCGCTACGTCGCCTTCCGCTCACGTCCGAAGAGCATGTCGCCACCGGTACGAGGGGACTCGACGCGTGTCCAGGCACTTCTGGACGAGACTCGGGCGGCAGGGCGGTCATTCGCTACAGAGCAGGCCGCTGCCGAGATAGCCGACGCGTACGGCCTGCGAGTTCCTGCAGGCGGTGTTGCCAGAGGTCTCGCCCGCGTTCGGGAGCTTGCCGCGCGAATCGGCTATCCCGTCGTCATGAAGATCGCGAGTCCGGACATCCTGCACAAGTCCGACGTTGGCGGGATTCTCACCGGCATCGCGGATGAAGAGGAACTCGCGCAAGCGTACGAGACCATCGTCGGTCGTGCGCGAGCGTACGCACCCGAGGCGATCATCCACGGCGTGCATCTTCAGAAGCAGGTAGCGCCCGGCCGGGAAGTCATCGTCGGTGTGGACCGCGACCCGCAGTTCGGCCCGATTCTCATGTTCGGACTCGGAGGCGTCTACGTCGAGGTCCTCAAGGATGTGACCTTCCGCCTGTGCCCGGTCACCCCTAGGGAGGCCCGCGACATGGTCGCCGAGATTCGTGCCTATGGACTCCTGCGGGGGGCACGCGGCGAGAAGCCTGCGGACATCGACGCGGTCGTCGAGGCTATCCTTGGCGTATCGGCGCTTGTCATGGACTTTCCCGAAATCGTCGAGCTCGACATCAATCCGCTCATCGTTGGCAATGCCGGCGAAGGAGCGTTCGCTGCGGACGTCAGGATCGGCATCGGAGGATCATCATGA
- the coaD gene encoding pantetheine-phosphate adenylyltransferase, giving the protein MKRGLCPGTFDPVTSGHLDIIERAAFLLDELVVAVAFNPDKGGGPLFTVEERVAFIEDATQELPNVTVRPFDTLLVDFAHETGATAIIKGLRAVTDFEREFQMAQLNYRLDKRIETMFIMAIPEYMYLSSSAVKEIARHGGPVKGLVPDVVREAMTARFAQSR; this is encoded by the coding sequence ATGAAGCGGGGACTGTGCCCGGGTACGTTCGACCCGGTTACCTCAGGTCACCTCGACATCATCGAGCGAGCCGCCTTCCTGCTTGACGAACTGGTCGTCGCAGTTGCCTTCAATCCCGACAAGGGTGGTGGGCCACTGTTCACGGTTGAGGAGCGCGTCGCGTTCATCGAGGATGCAACACAAGAACTTCCTAACGTGACGGTGCGGCCTTTTGATACCCTGTTGGTGGACTTCGCACACGAGACCGGTGCCACGGCTATCATCAAGGGCCTTCGAGCGGTAACGGATTTCGAGCGGGAATTCCAGATGGCTCAGCTGAACTACCGTCTCGACAAGAGGATCGAAACGATGTTCATCATGGCGATACCGGAGTACATGTACCTCAGTTCCTCGGCAGTCAAGGAGATAGCGAGACATGGCGGGCCCGTGAAAGGTCTCGTACCGGATGTGGTGCGCGAGGCAATGACGGCGCGGTTCGCCCAGTCCCGTTAA
- a CDS encoding ATPase, giving the protein MDIMALIDRIEELVDNGRSFPFSSSKSVDPEKVYEIIDEIRAQFPDELKQARWIVKERQEMLEEAEKEANRVLEEARDRAQAIASEQEVVKLAEQQAAAILDDARTKEREIRLGAEDYADEMLANLEVNLGKLLTAVQRGRDRLQGKVNQRQ; this is encoded by the coding sequence ATGGACATTATGGCCTTGATCGATCGAATCGAAGAGCTTGTCGACAACGGGCGTTCGTTCCCGTTCTCCAGCTCCAAGTCGGTCGATCCTGAGAAGGTCTATGAGATCATCGATGAGATCCGCGCTCAATTCCCCGACGAGCTCAAGCAGGCCCGTTGGATCGTCAAGGAGCGCCAGGAGATGCTCGAAGAGGCCGAGAAGGAGGCTAACCGCGTTCTCGAAGAGGCGCGGGACCGTGCGCAGGCGATCGCCTCCGAGCAGGAAGTGGTCAAGCTCGCGGAGCAGCAGGCCGCGGCCATCCTTGACGATGCCCGAACCAAGGAACGCGAGATCCGGCTCGGCGCCGAAGACTATGCCGACGAGATGCTCGCCAACCTCGAAGTCAACCTCGGCAAGCTCCTGACTGCCGTGCAGCGCGGCCGCGACCGTCTGCAGGGCAAGGTCAATCAGCGACAATAG
- a CDS encoding beta-ketoacyl-ACP synthase III, producing the protein MTRYAEIIGVGSYLPDRRLTNSDLEHMVDTSDDWIVSRTGIRERRIVADGQATSHLATEAAARALSDSGVAPAAVDLLIVGTSTPDMLMPSTACLVQARLGMTCAAFDVNAACTGFVYALSAGVSAIESGRAKIVLVVGADALTRFVDFTDRGTCVLFGDGAGAVVLSAGDDPGVLGIVLGADGEGADLLTIPAGGSAAPATCERVEAHETTIQMNGNEVFKFAVRAIPAVTNEALAASGLSVDDLSWLVPHQANQRIISTIAERLGIPESRVFSNVEGTGNTSAASIPLALDDMYTCGHLAPGDVVALVGFGAGLTWGAAIVRWTKASPNKEA; encoded by the coding sequence ATGACCCGTTATGCCGAGATCATCGGCGTCGGCTCGTACCTGCCGGACAGGCGGCTCACGAACTCCGACCTCGAGCACATGGTTGACACTTCCGACGATTGGATCGTCAGCCGCACGGGCATCCGCGAGCGGCGTATTGTGGCAGACGGCCAGGCGACCTCGCATCTTGCGACCGAGGCGGCCGCAAGAGCGCTATCCGACTCCGGGGTTGCTCCGGCTGCAGTGGACCTTCTGATCGTCGGTACATCGACTCCCGACATGCTCATGCCATCCACCGCGTGTCTCGTCCAGGCCCGGCTTGGTATGACCTGCGCGGCTTTCGACGTCAACGCCGCCTGCACTGGATTCGTCTATGCGCTCAGCGCCGGTGTCTCGGCAATCGAGTCAGGGCGCGCGAAGATCGTGCTCGTCGTCGGCGCGGACGCTCTCACACGTTTCGTGGACTTCACCGACAGGGGCACGTGCGTCCTCTTCGGTGATGGTGCCGGAGCGGTCGTACTGAGCGCGGGCGACGACCCGGGTGTTCTTGGAATAGTGCTTGGCGCAGACGGGGAAGGGGCGGATCTCCTCACTATCCCCGCGGGCGGTAGTGCCGCACCGGCGACTTGCGAGCGTGTCGAGGCTCACGAGACTACGATTCAGATGAACGGCAACGAGGTCTTCAAGTTTGCCGTGCGTGCGATTCCGGCGGTGACGAACGAGGCGCTTGCGGCTTCCGGACTCAGTGTCGACGACCTGTCGTGGCTGGTCCCACATCAGGCCAACCAGCGCATAATCTCGACGATCGCCGAGCGTCTCGGCATTCCGGAATCTCGCGTGTTCTCAAACGTCGAGGGCACAGGCAACACGTCGGCGGCCTCGATACCGTTGGCCCTCGACGACATGTATACTTGCGGGCATCTTGCGCCCGGTGACGTGGTCGCCCTTGTCGGCTTCGGAGCCGGTCTCACCTGGGGCGCGGCCATCGTACGCTGGACCAAGGCATCACCGAACAAGGAGGCGTAG
- the rsmD gene encoding 16S rRNA (guanine(966)-N(2))-methyltransferase RsmD yields the protein MRIVAGELRGRRISAPAGVETRPTSDRVREALFSSLTARLGTLDGACVLDAFAGSGALGIEALSRGASSATFVESARPALSALDANVGFLGIANRTRIVRGDVFALARRGALPGGPFTLLFLDPPYRINKFEVRRLIEDMLDASLVTREALVVWEHASNTDADWPDRCAELGARKYGSTTISIAGCDAEGEGR from the coding sequence GTGAGGATCGTAGCTGGTGAACTGCGTGGCCGCCGCATCTCAGCCCCCGCCGGCGTCGAGACCCGTCCCACGTCGGACCGCGTGCGAGAGGCGCTGTTCAGTTCGCTGACGGCTCGCCTCGGCACACTTGACGGAGCATGCGTGCTCGATGCGTTTGCGGGATCGGGCGCCCTTGGCATCGAGGCGCTTTCCCGGGGTGCTTCCAGTGCGACCTTCGTGGAATCGGCACGCCCCGCCCTCTCGGCGCTCGACGCCAACGTCGGTTTCCTCGGAATCGCGAATCGGACGCGCATCGTTCGTGGGGACGTGTTCGCCCTTGCCCGGAGGGGCGCCCTACCAGGCGGGCCGTTCACGTTGCTCTTTCTCGACCCTCCCTATAGAATCAACAAGTTCGAGGTCAGAAGGCTTATCGAGGATATGCTTGATGCCAGTCTGGTGACCCGCGAAGCACTTGTCGTCTGGGAGCACGCATCGAACACGGATGCCGACTGGCCTGACCGGTGCGCGGAGCTTGGGGCGCGCAAGTACGGATCCACGACGATCTCCATTGCAGGATGCGACGCAGAAGGGGAGGGTCGATGA
- a CDS encoding DUF177 domain-containing protein gives MEPLRIDVTEIREELGAHVSVQRSVDLGALAVGQIEFAPMGPAAVDVSILNTGNGLVAQGRINATVRTECVRCLELFDLDVEVAVEMFYADREEAQLLNEDVDWEPIESGSIDLASAIEAAVTVDLPFAPLCADDCRGICPTCGNNLNETTCLCASPETSPPSPFSALKNLFPGEET, from the coding sequence ATGGAACCCCTCAGAATCGATGTCACCGAGATTCGCGAAGAACTCGGGGCACATGTCAGCGTTCAACGCTCAGTCGACCTCGGTGCTCTCGCCGTTGGTCAAATTGAGTTCGCGCCGATGGGTCCGGCGGCTGTCGACGTCTCCATTCTCAACACGGGCAACGGGCTCGTTGCGCAGGGGCGCATCAACGCCACAGTCCGCACCGAGTGCGTACGGTGCCTCGAACTTTTCGACCTCGATGTCGAGGTTGCCGTCGAGATGTTCTACGCCGACCGCGAGGAGGCTCAACTTCTCAACGAGGATGTTGACTGGGAGCCGATCGAATCCGGTTCGATCGACCTTGCCTCGGCTATCGAAGCTGCAGTGACCGTGGACCTGCCCTTTGCCCCTCTGTGTGCGGACGACTGCAGAGGCATCTGCCCAACATGCGGGAACAACCTCAACGAGACCACCTGCCTGTGCGCTTCCCCCGAAACGTCTCCCCCGAGTCCGTTCTCGGCACTCAAGAATCTGTTTCCCGGGGAAGAAACCTAG
- the fabK gene encoding enoyl-[acyl-carrier-protein] reductase FabK, whose product MALHTRLTELLGIEYPIIQGGMAWTATAELASAVSNAGGLGIIGAGHMPTDALREQVRMTKAATDRPFGVNLMLLTPHIDELVQVVLDENVPVVTTGAGNPAPYMTSLKEHGIKVLPIAPSTALAKRLERVGADAIIGEGMEAGGHIGELTTMVLTPQLVDALDVPVVAAGGIADGRGVAAVFALGAEGVQVGTRFMCATECTIHDSVKERIIKAKDRDTTVTGYSTGHPVRVLKNRLSKMIEELDRASKVDEIEALGSGKLALAMREGDLQMGSLMAGQCASMVDDIMPAEEIILTMIAEAEEVMRRMGALPR is encoded by the coding sequence ATGGCCCTGCACACCCGGCTCACAGAGCTGCTGGGCATCGAGTATCCGATCATCCAGGGCGGCATGGCGTGGACGGCAACGGCGGAGCTTGCGTCTGCGGTCAGCAACGCCGGCGGACTCGGGATCATCGGCGCAGGCCACATGCCGACGGACGCCCTTCGCGAGCAGGTCCGCATGACCAAGGCCGCGACAGACAGGCCTTTCGGCGTCAACCTGATGCTCCTTACGCCTCATATCGACGAACTCGTGCAGGTCGTGCTCGACGAGAACGTTCCCGTCGTGACTACCGGCGCGGGCAATCCCGCGCCCTACATGACTTCCCTCAAGGAGCACGGCATCAAGGTGCTGCCGATCGCTCCGTCGACCGCACTCGCCAAGCGCCTTGAGCGCGTTGGAGCCGACGCGATCATAGGGGAGGGCATGGAGGCGGGCGGCCACATCGGTGAGCTGACCACGATGGTCCTGACTCCGCAGCTGGTCGACGCGCTGGATGTTCCTGTCGTGGCAGCTGGCGGAATCGCCGACGGCAGGGGAGTTGCCGCGGTATTCGCCCTGGGCGCCGAAGGTGTCCAGGTAGGCACGAGGTTCATGTGCGCCACGGAGTGCACCATTCACGACTCGGTCAAGGAACGCATCATCAAGGCCAAAGACCGCGACACGACCGTGACCGGCTACTCGACAGGCCATCCCGTGCGCGTCCTCAAGAACAGACTCTCGAAGATGATCGAGGAGCTCGATCGCGCTAGCAAGGTCGACGAGATCGAAGCGCTTGGGAGCGGCAAGCTTGCACTCGCGATGCGGGAAGGCGACCTGCAAATGGGGAGTCTCATGGCCGGCCAGTGCGCGTCGATGGTCGATGACATAATGCCTGCCGAGGAGATCATCCTCACGATGATCGCTGAGGCCGAAGAAGTCATGAGGCGCATGGGCGCCCTTCCTCGGTAG